From the Melospiza georgiana isolate bMelGeo1 chromosome 11, bMelGeo1.pri, whole genome shotgun sequence genome, the window TCAGGATTGCATGGGTCTCAGCAACCATTAGGGACAGATAGGAGAGAGCTGTGATATTGGCTTCTGACAGATTTGAACATAAGAACATGTTTGGCAGAACAGCTACACAAACAGTGTCCActtaattttggttttaattccCTTACTTTTATAGATTGCAGGTAAGACTGGCAATGGAATTTGGACTAGAAATGACATGTAATAGGTCAGTAACTAGAAACACCTGACCATGTTTGTCCTAAGAGAAGTAAACACACTCTGCTGATTCACTTGATTTTATGCTGGCTCCCCTGGCTTGGACTGGGGGATGTTGGGCACCTGAGAGGATGTGGGGAAAGGACTCAGATTTCAGTAAGTTAGAAAAGATAGGGATATGTGCATGTGAACTGGTTGTTTCACCCTTGCATGTGTTGCtttttcagaaggctgatgATTTAAGACAGAAAGTGATACCATATGTGCCTGACAAACTGCAGGGGAGTTCTGCTGTGGCAGTGGGCCATGGCAGTGTGGTTTCAATCATGGACTGGGATTTTGATTCCCAATCCTATCAGTCGGCATTTCAGACTCAGTGAGGGCTCCACACCCATGTTTCTATCTGCAGACAGAAACTGTAAACCAAGAGAAAATCCAAATTGTTGTGCATTGGCCCAACAAACCAcccaggtgtccctgggagaggagctgcagctgtactGCAGTGCAGGTAAAGGCCAGTGTGCACTGCCATGAATGCTCCTGGTTCCAGAGATGTGGAACTCAACTGTAAAAATCAGCTCAGTGTGCACAGAGGTTTGGCACAGGAGTTTTCAGAACATGAACCTGGTTTCTTTAAGGAAATGTGCTTTAAGGAAGGTGTAGGAGTGGGAGTTGTTAAGGTAACAGCTGATGAGGTAAAAGTGTGTGTGACTGCAGCTCTGAACCAGCCTGGCTCATGCCAATCACCTCCACCTTCAGCCTCTGCAAAGGAAACAGCAAGGTTTCCTATGTGCACTCAGAGGAAGAGTTTAGCCCAGCTAAGAAATTAGGAAATTACTCAATAATGTGTCAGAAATGTTACAGTTTTCTTTCCAGGTTTTTCCTGGGTTTGCAAAGTCTCTTTTTAAAGATGGatgcagcttttccttcttttgttttcattttttccttcttttgttttcatgtttccacttattttgttttgcttctacCCTGTGTAGTTCTCTTTCCATATTTCCTGTTAAACCACGTGTGATGTGATTGTTTTTGTTTAACAATTTGATCTGGAACAAATTATGGCATTGCCAACATTTCCTGTTTGGTGTGCAATAGAAATCTATCCATGCCCTCACATTGATGAGATTGTGGAAATATTTGTTAGGGAATGCCAGCTCCATGGCTGGCATAGGAAGCACAGCACATGCTTCAGGAATACTTTAAAGCAGTATTTTCAACTTTTAAGCAGTATTTTCAACTTTGAAGCCAGCGGATTCACAGAGGGAGAAGGATTGGAGAGGAACTAGTTCAggttgttggtgtttttttttctgggtgtgTTTTCCATTTTGCAGTAGCTGGGAGCACATTATGCTGGCTTTGGGCAGGATGGGGGACATCTCTTGGGCATCTCTCCTGGAAGAGGAGCATGGAGACACCACAGTGGAGTCACCTCCCAGTAGTGGCATTGCCACAGTGTGTTCCCTGTGTTTCAGAAGCTGGACAGATGGGGTGTCCTCTGGCTCCCTCTGACATTACAGGGCAGATCCAGTCCCTGTGGTTTCCCCACCTGCTGTCTGGTGTCTCAGGTGATGTGAAAGGGCCACACCACAGGTACAGGGACACTGCAGCCCAATGGCCCTGGAAAAGGGGACAATGGATCTGCCCTGGATCTCCCACCCAAAGCATCATCTGCCCACTTATGTTCTGCCTTCTTCCCCCTGCATTGTATTGGTTTTCTATGGCACACAGAAACAATACAAGAATCATTCCTGTGTTCTTCCACATCATTAAAATATGTGCCTTCAGTCCTTATTAATGTGGGACTtgggatctgctgctgctcatctgTGAGAGCAGGCCCATACTGAGGATTTTGGTGTTTATTCTCCCAGTATCTGAAGAGCCTTCTTTATGTTGAAACCCTTATtgtcttgtttaaaaaaaattatcaagaGTTTGCCCTGTGTTCTTGGAGAGGATGTGtctaaacagaaaattaattcatcCATTTGGATTTTACCAAAGACTTTGAGTGGCtttaaagtatatttaaaatgtttatttaaaatccagagtcaaataatttttaacaaaCTGTCTCAAGATAGAAGAAACTGACTTTTTGGAGTAACTGTATTGTTTATTTGTTGTATTGCAGTAGCACCTAGAGATCCCTACTGTGCTAAATGCAGAACAAACACAGAACAGAGctggtccctgcccatgggagctCACAGCTTTCAGTGTGGGctcagcaggagctcctgggctctCTTGGGGCAGTGAGTCAAACCCACAGCTTGGCCTCCCCACCACCCCCAACAGAGAACAGATCAAGTAGGAGGCAAGTTTCAGAGAGCTGAAGAACCTGCCCTCTCCTGCTGTACACTTCTCCAAGTGACTTTTCCCAAGCTGTAGTTAGCAGGCCTGTGGCTGAGCTGTGTGGGCTCCCTGAgatcactgctgctcctcagagagCCGTGGTTTCCTTGTTCCCAGTGTCCTCAGGCAGATAGAGGTGTTTGGATAAAAGGAAGCCTTTTCAGTGGTTTatcatttatattatttttttaaagttttcctttttttgccttCTAAATTTTCATTGTCATTCAGTACCTTTCCATGGTTGCTGCCATAGAGGGGAAGGAGATACCAAAAAGCAAACCTGACATCACACATGCACACTGTCAATCATCAAAGTATCAAAAACAAAGCTTGCAACAGCACAAACTTGTATAaatgtggaaaggaaaaaaaaggacactGACTAAGCACATCAGGCCATCTTGTCCCTTTTGGCAGCTTTAAGATAGGGTGGAAGAAACTCACCCATTTTTTGAGCTTGTCTCCTGGGTCACCATCCCATCTTTTTCCATCTTCTTTTCTAACACTCAGCAATAGCTGGGGGTTTGTGCATTCTCATTTACAGCCTTAGAGTCCCAGGGAGGGATGAACAAGGAATCCTTCATGTTCATTCATGCTAGAACAAGTCAGGGGGTCTTAGGGGCAAAATAAGCCACATGGTCATTTCTGTCTGTTCCCTCCTCTACTCTCACTTGATGGCAAGGTGTGAAGATGATGAGATTCAGCAAATGAACAGGGAGGGGCAACTTGTgtgtgctggtttggggcagaTCTCATCTGCTGTCTGTCCCTCCTGTGTGTAAAAGAGCAGGGGAAGAGCCATTGTGTCTCATCTCAGGGGGTGAAAGGGATGGGGTGTGAGAAGGAAACCCAGAGCCAAAAGCCAAATTGTGGATAACAAACATGCAAGTCAGAGCAGGGGGGAGGAGAGGTCTGGACCTTGGCAAACAGAAAGGTTGGATTGTGGTTTCCAgtgtgtgctccagcctggagctggcagaagCCTGTGGCCAGTGACTAatgctggcaggagcagagcatgCAGCAGTGTGGCATcgtgggagcagggacagctctgtgggCTGAGGTGCCTCTAAGTGTTACcccagaaataaataaataaatatcctgAAGCTGTGCGTGTCACTggtgcagcccagcagagctgtctctgagcccctgctcTTGCCCTGTGTCTCAGGCAGGGTCAGGGAACAGCACTTTAAAAAACAAGCCAAACACGGGGTGCTCTGAAATTAAATCCTTCTGCCTGCATATGAGAAAATTTGGTTTCTAATTActtgttttgaaatgttttgtcACAACCTTCCTTTGGAaatggagaagatggaaaaaaatgggatgAGTGCTCCCTGGCCCAACCTCACTATCCAGATCTCTGTGGAAGAAGAACTTCCTCAAAGAAGTCTCCTGTCCACGTGTGATGCAGCACACATCTCTGGGAGTTCCCACTGTGCTCTGAGGTTGTGACACCCTATGTAgctaaggaagaaaaaacaaatagtCTTTACCTCTGTAGAGGTGGGTCTGGATACAGTCATCTGAGTCTCATATACCCCAGAAGCCTAGGAGAACTCGGATGTGGACTCCTGTAACCTGTCACAGGGACAGGCTCAAACAGAAGCTGTTTGGATGTGAATCCAAATCCAAATTCCCAAAGAGTTTCAGCTGCCAGTTGGCTGGGAGCCTTTATGCTATCTCTAATTccacaaaagaaacaaaaaaataataaagtaaaaGGTGCTTTAAAAATACCATGAGGAGAGAAACTGCCATGGaaataaatagcaaaaataACAACGTTAACATGTCCGGTGTCACAGCAACTCTGACATTCAAGTAGTGTGGCCGTGCCCACAGAgctcctcccagcactgccGGCACGGCCCGAGGgtcagagctgagctggtgcCCCGTGCTCACTGAAACAACCactcctccctggggctggaatGGATGTGAagagaaggggaggggaaagatGGATGCAGTCTCTGCTGATAATCAGGTCTTCGCTGTGCCCGCCTTTAGTGGGACGGAGCCACAAAGTTGTGGTGGTTGTGTCTCTCGTTCCTGCCTGAGACAGAAGGGCCGTGCTTCAGAGCTGGAAGGGATATTGCTTCAGGTATTCTGCCATCctgcggggcaggggcagccgCTCCACGTCGGCCGTGCACTTGTTGATGCGCAGCCGGCACAGGTGCTGCAGGCTGGCCATGCTGTCCTTGCGGCCCAGCGGCCGCAGCAGCTTCAGGTGCACGGcggctgctgccagctctttCTGCAGGGGAGGTAGAGGAGACGGAGGCGGGTAGGGAGCCTCGCTCTTGCTTTCTGTTGTGCAGGACAGGACGTAGTGCTGGATGAGGCTGACCACGTCAGGGAAGGCCAGGATGCGAGGTTTGCTCAGGTAGTTGGAGTCCAGGCGGAACTTGCCGTCGGTGTACTCGATGCGCACATTGGTGGGCCCGCGGTTGGTCTTGACGGACAGCGTGAACAGGTAGCTGGGGTGGGTGCTGTCCCTCACCAGGAAGGTGCCCTCAGGCAtcttctgcaggtgctgctTGGCCTCGCTGGCGGTGATGGAACCCCAGTACCAACCTGGAAAAACATCCAAGAAAGAATTTGTTAGGGAAAGAATATATCCGAGGACTGGCAGTATATTTAGGGAAGCCTTGAAGACAACCACGTTAAGggcctgggaagcagagccagaGTTGGCAAGACCTTCACAAATTAAGACCAAGTCCTAAAGGTTTCCTGCCTATGCTTGCcattgctgtgctggggcttgGGATGAGGCTGgcggctgctgcagcagctgcagtttacagagaaaaagcaaTCTGCTTTTTGCAATTCCTTCTCCCAATTTAGTTACAAAAGACAAAGTAATAAATTAGTTCATGATGTATAGAGACTGCAGATACATTTGCTGTGTGCACAAGAGCCAACCATCCACACAGGAACCAGGTTCCTGTCTGAAGTGGGATCAGGAGATTCTTCCTGGTGCTCAGATCATGGAGTTGGGTCCCTGCACCCTTCTGACCCTGTGACTTTGCAATTGAGTCTTACCA encodes:
- the CISH gene encoding cytokine-inducible SH2-containing protein, whose product is MLFPWSGSDMILCVQGPHPLLAEEKIRRVSLRGIEELSEPIMQPLPVMAFQEESAPALAAPVPDSNPPQTRDPEEDLLCIAKTFSYLRESGWYWGSITASEAKQHLQKMPEGTFLVRDSTHPSYLFTLSVKTNRGPTNVRIEYTDGKFRLDSNYLSKPRILAFPDVVSLIQHYVLSCTTESKSEAPYPPPSPLPPLQKELAAAAVHLKLLRPLGRKDSMASLQHLCRLRINKCTADVERLPLPRRMAEYLKQYPFQL